The following nucleotide sequence is from Roseivirga sp. BDSF3-8.
GGAATACAGCAATTGCTTATGCAGCAGTAGGTGCGGCGCTTGGAGTACCTGTGACTATATGTCTGCCCGAAAATGCCTCAGAAGAGCGCAAGCTTCAGCTGAAATCATTCGGGGCCGAGATCATATACACTTCTAAGTTCGGGGGGACAGATGACGCTCAAGAGAAGGCAAAAGAATTATACAGGGAGAAGCCTGACCTTTACTATTACGCAGATCAGTATGGGAACGATAATAACTGGAAAGCCCACTATCTGCATACGGCCAATGAAATCATAAGCCAGACAAATGGTAAGGTTACCCACTTTATAGCGGGGTTAGGTACCAGCGGTACCTTTATGGGAACCGGTAGAAGATTGAAAGAATATAATAAGGACGTACGTCTTATCAGCCAGCAACCTGAAACTGCCATGCATGGCCTGGAAGGCTGGAAACACATGGAAACTGCCATAGTCCCGGGAATTTATGAGCCTGCACTGGCTGATGGCAGCATGGAGGCAGATACAGAAGAAGCTCACCAATACATAATTAAGGCAAGCCGTGAGGAAGGGCTACTTCTCTCCCCTAGTGCCGGAGCCAATATGGCCGGGGCATATAAGCTCGCTGCCAAACTGGATAAAGGGGTAATAGTGACCGTATTCGCTGACAGTGCAGACAAGTATGGTGAAGTGCTTAAAAACTTATTTTAAATGGCAGTTATCATAAACGAAGAGGCGCGGAGGGTAATGATACAGGATGCAGAAAAGACCTTCCCTAATGAATGTTGTGGCTTTATGTACGGACATGAAGTCAATGAAGACCGGGAAGTGACGGAAGCAGTCCCAGTACAGAATGAAAAAGAAGGAGACCAGCGCAGGCGTTTTGAAATCAGTCCTCTGCAGTATATGAAGGCTGAACAATACGCTGAGGAAAATAACCTTTCGCTGTTGGGGGTCTATCATAGCCATCCACAGCACCCGGCTATCCCCAGCGAGCATGACCGGAAGCAAGCTATGCCCTGGTTTTCGTACGTGATTCTCAGCGTAATGGATGGCCGTACTGACGATATCACAAGCTGGCAGTTAAACGACGACCGCGAGTTTGATGAAGAACCAATTAAAAGTGAACTCATATTTTAAAAAGAAATAAAATGGCAAAACTGATCATACCCACTCCTCTCAGAAAATTTACTGGCAATCAATCCAGCCTGGATGCCAGCGGACAAACTGTAAATGATGCGCTGGAGCAACTGGCTCTTACTTACCCCGATCTACAAAAACAGATATTTGACGACCAGGGCAAGCTGAGAAACTTTATCAAAGTATATGTAGGTGATGAAGACATCAAAGGCCTGAATAACGGCGAAACTCGCGTAGGGAATGAAAGTGTCATCAGTATTGTGCCAGCCATCGCAGGTGGTACCCGATAAGAAGTAATATCAATGAGCAATATACAATTCAGTAAAGAAGAACTTGAGCGCTATAGCCGCCACCTGATTATACCTGATTTCAATATCGAAGGTCAGAGGAAATTAAAAGCAGCAAAAGTGCTGGTAGTCGGTACCGGTGGACTTGGAAGCCCTCTACTGCAATACCTTACCGCTGCCGGTGTAGGTACAATAGGTATTCTGGATTTTGACGTGGTAGATGAAAGTAACCTGCAACGCCAGGTGCTCTTCCGGGTAAGCGATGTGGGTAAACCTAAGGCAGAAGTGGCCAGGGACACTCTCCGGAAACTGAATCCACACGTTAATTTCATAGTTCATAATACGCAACTTACCAGCGATAATGCTCTTGATATCATCAAAGACTATGATGTGGTGGCTGATGGAACGGATAACTTCCCTACCCGCTACCTGGTGAATGATGCCTGTGTACTATTGAATAAAACCAATGTGTATGCAAGTATCTTCCGGTTCGAAGGACAGGTTAGCGTATTCAACTATACCGATAATGAAGGAAATACAGGCCCTAATTATCGTGACCTGTTTCCTGTACCACCGCCTCCAGGCCTTGTCCCCAGCTGTGCAGAAGGGGGTGTGATAGGTGTGCTTCCGGGCATATTAGGTAGTCTGCAGGCTAATGAAGTAATAAAAGTAATTACGGGGGTAGGTGATCCTCTTAGCGGGAGGCTTTTCCTCTTTGATGCGCTAACCTTTGAGACCAGAACGCTTAAGGTTCGTCGTGATCCCGAAAACCCGCTTAATGGGAATAATCCTTCACAGAAAGAGCTGATAGATTACCAGCAGTTCTGTGGCATAGGAGGAAACTCATCCGATGAGGACAGGCCTGTAAAAGAGGTTACGGTAGATGAATTGTATGATATGCAGACCCGTGGTGAGAAGATTCAGGTGATTGACGTACGGGAGCCATATGAATATGAGATTGCTAATATAGGTGCAGAGCTTATACCCCTTAAAACAATTTCAGAAAATGTAGACCGTGTGGAAAGCGGTAAAAAGGTGATAATACACTGCCGTAGTGGCGTAAGAAGCGCAAAAGCTATCAGGGAGTTAGAGAACTCATTTGGCTTCACAAACCTATATAATCTAAAAGGGGGAATTTTGGCCTGGGCGGATAAAATTGACAAGGAAATGGCTAAATATTAATAAATATTTATTATCTTAGAATATAAGTTCAGTTTTTTCTTTTTCATATATGGATCGGCCACCCTGTCATAAGGGTGGCTTTTTTTTCCAAAATAAAGTAAGCTTTTACTACATTAATATTCCCTCGAAAAATTCATATGCTCTTACTTCGGCATATGTCTCTCTCCTACCCTTCATCATAAAGCCCACATGGCCGCCTTCTTCGGGTATTTCAAGGTGCACGGATGGATGGTTTTCTGCTAATTTAACCGGATAGCAGGCTGGTGGTAGAAATGGGTCATTTGCAGCATTAACGATCAGAACCGGGTGCTGGATATTGCTAAGGTACTGGTTTGCACTGGCCTTCAGGTAGAATTCCTCTGCATTTTCAAATCCGTGGAGTGGAGCAGTGAACTGGTTATCGAACTCAGCAAAATGCCTTATAGCTTCAGCCCCGCTGATAGCTACCCGATCAGGAAAGCTTCTATGCTTTTCATGCATTTTCCTGATCAGCTTTTTTAAAAACCGTTTTCGGTAAAATCCATTACCAGGCGCAGACAGGTGCCTGGCACTAGCTCCAAGGTCGCAGGGCACTGAAAATACCACCCCGCCTACTACCTCTGCGGGTAAAGTGGCCATTCCTTGTCCCAGCAGGTTCAGTACCATACTTCCTCCCATGCTAAAGCCTGTAAGAGCAAGATGCTCATATTCGTTTTTGGCTTGTGCATGTCTTATTACGGCTTCGAGGTCTTCGGTATCACCATGATGATATAGTCGTAGAACACGGTTCATTTCTCCGCTGCACGAGCGGCAATTCCACGCCACTACATCCCACCCCCTAGAGGAAAAATACTTAGCCATACCCCTGACGTAGGGTCTTTCGCTACTTCCCTCGAGTCCATGACTAATGATAAGTAACCTGCTATTACCCTTTTCTACCCAATCAAGATCCAAAAAATCTCCATCCTCTGTTTCAAATCGCTCGCGGCAGTACTCAGGACCCTCCACTTTTCTAAAAATGTTGGGGAAAATGGTTGCCAGATGGCCATTTTTGAGATAATAGGGAGCGCGGTAGGCGGATGATACAAGCGGCATAACAACTACAATCAGTAACTCTTCAAGGCAAAACTCAGGAATATTAAATAATTTTACACAGGGTATTTACAGAAATCCTTTAGCGATTAGTACTTTCTTCTTAACTTCAATTTCCTAAAGACGGCCATATTTTTTTACTGAGGCACTAAATTACTATGAGCGAACTCGCGCTGGGGATCGATATAGGCGGTACGTATACCAAATTCGGGTATGTAGATAAAGATGGGAATATCCTTGCAGAAGGTAAATTACAGACCTTTGGGCATGCCAGCCTGCAGGCTTACCTCCA
It contains:
- a CDS encoding PLP-dependent cysteine synthase family protein, whose product is MIEELELINPQLLDRLENTGKHIGRTPLFKLKGLADKPDVQIFAKLEWQQLGGSVKARPAYNIIKDAILNGILGNGRRLLDASSGNTAIAYAAVGAALGVPVTICLPENASEERKLQLKSFGAEIIYTSKFGGTDDAQEKAKELYREKPDLYYYADQYGNDNNWKAHYLHTANEIISQTNGKVTHFIAGLGTSGTFMGTGRRLKEYNKDVRLISQQPETAMHGLEGWKHMETAIVPGIYEPALADGSMEADTEEAHQYIIKASREEGLLLSPSAGANMAGAYKLAAKLDKGVIVTVFADSADKYGEVLKNLF
- a CDS encoding Mov34/MPN/PAD-1 family protein, with amino-acid sequence MAVIINEEARRVMIQDAEKTFPNECCGFMYGHEVNEDREVTEAVPVQNEKEGDQRRRFEISPLQYMKAEQYAEENNLSLLGVYHSHPQHPAIPSEHDRKQAMPWFSYVILSVMDGRTDDITSWQLNDDREFDEEPIKSELIF
- the moeB gene encoding molybdopterin-synthase adenylyltransferase MoeB → MSNIQFSKEELERYSRHLIIPDFNIEGQRKLKAAKVLVVGTGGLGSPLLQYLTAAGVGTIGILDFDVVDESNLQRQVLFRVSDVGKPKAEVARDTLRKLNPHVNFIVHNTQLTSDNALDIIKDYDVVADGTDNFPTRYLVNDACVLLNKTNVYASIFRFEGQVSVFNYTDNEGNTGPNYRDLFPVPPPPGLVPSCAEGGVIGVLPGILGSLQANEVIKVITGVGDPLSGRLFLFDALTFETRTLKVRRDPENPLNGNNPSQKELIDYQQFCGIGGNSSDEDRPVKEVTVDELYDMQTRGEKIQVIDVREPYEYEIANIGAELIPLKTISENVDRVESGKKVIIHCRSGVRSAKAIRELENSFGFTNLYNLKGGILAWADKIDKEMAKY
- a CDS encoding MoaD/ThiS family protein; protein product: MAKLIIPTPLRKFTGNQSSLDASGQTVNDALEQLALTYPDLQKQIFDDQGKLRNFIKVYVGDEDIKGLNNGETRVGNESVISIVPAIAGGTR
- a CDS encoding YheT family hydrolase codes for the protein MPLVSSAYRAPYYLKNGHLATIFPNIFRKVEGPEYCRERFETEDGDFLDLDWVEKGNSRLLIISHGLEGSSERPYVRGMAKYFSSRGWDVVAWNCRSCSGEMNRVLRLYHHGDTEDLEAVIRHAQAKNEYEHLALTGFSMGGSMVLNLLGQGMATLPAEVVGGVVFSVPCDLGASARHLSAPGNGFYRKRFLKKLIRKMHEKHRSFPDRVAISGAEAIRHFAEFDNQFTAPLHGFENAEEFYLKASANQYLSNIQHPVLIVNAANDPFLPPACYPVKLAENHPSVHLEIPEEGGHVGFMMKGRRETYAEVRAYEFFEGILM